CAGGATGCCGTCCTGATGGACCAGGTTGAGGTTCCCATCGATGACCACCACCTTCAGCTTCACATCAAACACAGAGTCAGGTGTTCCTCTTCACAAACAGACGTTCTTTACTGGAGCAGAACCCAGAAATAACTCCGCCTGGTTTGTTCTCAACGTTCTGCAGAAAGATTCAACCCTTCCTGTGGAACACCATGACTCCAGGTGGTCCCTGCAGAGGCTCTGAGGGGCCACAGGTGGCTCCGGAGTCGCAGCTTTAAGACCCCTGATGTCAGTGAAGCGGTTCTGGGTTCTGTTAGTGGAACGTCCTGTTGGATCTGATTATTCTGACAGAACAGATCGTGGACCAGCTTGTGTAAAGACGGATTTAAGGTGGAAGTGTCAGGTTTAAGGTGGAAATGGTGACGTTAGTTTGACAGCTTCCTGGAAACAGGAAGGTTCTCTGACCTGCAGGGTAATCAGCTGACAATCATTAAACTGGTTGGTCCTGATCGTGCGCGCGGGACAAAGTCCGTCCGCTCACTTCCGGTCCTGCAGACACCGGAAGTTACCCCTCACGAGCTTTTTCTTAccagaaacccaaacaaacaaacattttaactaCTGTAAACAAACTCTCCACTGCCTGCTCGATCTGCGCATGCGCACTGAGGTCGGGTTACACACTACGAGGCGTGCGTCGGGTGTGACGTAAAAGCCACGTGACGTAAGGCGCGGAGCCGCCAGGTGAGTTTCTGGTTTTACCTGCTGGGTGCTGAAGTCCAGGCCCAGGTACAGAGCCGGTTCCGGACCGGAGGACATCCCGAGGAGCAACTGCGGTCACGCGCATACGGCGGGAACGCGCTCAGGCGGAGCGGAGGGGCGGAGCTTAAACCTTTAAAGAGACAGGCACATCAGAAATCAGAACTTCACCTGAAGTTGTGCTCCTGGACGGAGCTGCTGGGTCATGATGGCTGATTTTATTTCACCAACATTAAAGGGTTAATTTTCACTGAAGCCTTCAGGTAGGAGCTCAGCCTCTAAGCAGCTGAAGCTTTAATATCAGCTAAAACTGCAGCTGGCTTTATtatgagctaaaacagcagctgaagctttaatatcagctgaaacagcagctgaagctttactatgagctaaaacagcagctgaagctttaatatcagctaaaacagcagctgaagctttaatatcagctaaaacagcagctggctttattatgagctaaaacagcagctgaagctttattatgagctaaaacagcagctgaagctttaatatcagctaaaacagcagctgaagattTATTATGAGCTAAAGCGGCAGCTGAAGCTGagctcagttttattatttagagatgatcagctgtggcggccatcttgagcttCAGTCTGATCTCtgcttcaggagatattttgctaacagactgtcGCAGGTAACTACAGGATCACCCGCCTTTAATGGCGGCAGGTGATacataaaaagacataaatataAAAGCGTAAAGAGACGagtaataaaaagaagacaagaagaaccggaaccagaacccGGACTCTGCGGGGTGTGTGTTcctgtttgagctgcagctctgtttaCACACGTGCGCGTGCGCGTGCTGTCTATGGTGAGACTAAAGGAGGACTCATCCATCAGATCTTCAAACTGTTCCTGAGTGGAACAATCAGCTGTTTGTGCGCGTGCGCGCGTTTTCTACGGGTCAAAGGTCGCTGCGTGTCCGTGTCCTCCTGCAGGAGCAGGATGGACGTGTCTGCGCTCAGACGGCAGTacagacagaggaggagcagggaggtGCTGCTGTTCACCAGGACAGGTGAGACCGGGACAGGTGAGACCGGGACAGGTGAGATCGGGACAGGTGAGGTcaggacaggtgtgtgtttgcttgtaaAGGCGAcaggacagaaaagaaacaaacctgcaggaGATCAGAGAGTTCGTTCCgtgattaaaatgtgttcaaactcCGTGAAAAAGATCACTTGTCAGGTGACTTCCTGTCTcacatttcagaataaaagcttctGACACTTTAGTACTTAAGAAGTTTAGTGTTTGAAGGACTAATTAAAACCTGCCTGATCTGTTTACTGATTAAGTGAGCTGTAAACCATGACAGGAAGTAGTTTAAACCATGACAGGAAGTAGTTTAATTCCATCCTGTCACGTGACAAACTGAAGCACTGTATGTATTAAAAACTACATTGGCTCAAATGTTTCTTTATCTGTCAGAtgatgttttaatgattttaaaatcagtttctgaACTCAGAAGGAAGTTCATGcctttattttgtagtttacctGCAGTTAGAAGGTGACCTCCTCAGGTGTGGCTACTCAAAAAATcccagatttttgtttgtgtccatccatccacccatccatccatccatccatccatccatccatccatccatccatccatccatccacaccGGCTTCTCCTTCCCGGGACGCGGGGAACTGGTGTCCATCTTGGCTCAAATCAGAaagaattaaatttttttttaaaggtttttagcCCACAGTTCAGCCTGAAATCCAGgaataaatcagataaaacaggaagtctttAAACTTCCTCCTGCCTGACGTcttgtttgtctgaggcttaccctttactctgtgtttctgcctgtcaggtgtgtttgtttaccatcttgttttttcagcCTCAGACCGGCTGTCGGACGCCGTCAGCGTGGTCCCCGTCGCTCAGGGCTCCACGTCGCCATGGGAACCAAACAGCCCCTCCCCCCCGTTCAGCTCCAACCTAAAGATGTTTGACCCGTGGCACGTCCACCTGGACCTGCACCGGCGCGCCCGTCTCACCGCCCAGGGTCCTCCGTCGTCCCCGGAGACAAAGACCAGCAGGTTCAGTCTTTACCAAGACAGTTTTCTGAATCCTTGGtttgaagaacagaatgaaaccATCCGgttggttctgttgggttctcCACAGGCGCTCAGGTTCTTCCTCCTCTGAGGGCTTCAGCAGTTCTCAGTCAGGttcttcctgcagctccagAGAAACCTCGTCCTCCTGTATCTCAGACCCACTCAGAGCTGATCCTGGTTCTGGATCCATTCGAGGTTCCTCAGAAGGCTGCAAGAAGAACCAGGTCCAAGGTACCTCTAAGGATCCCCATCACAGCTCCTTCAGGAGGACTGCAGAGGGTTCTGAGAGCCATCCTCAGGGACcccaccagaaccagaaccattcTGCAGAGACTAGCTGGTCCAGGCAGCTCCTGAGCCCGATTCCCAGGATCTGCAGGCAGCTGAGTGCAGGAGGACTGGACCCGTCCTCCCAGAACCACTACCCGTTCCCCAGCAGGAAGACCCCGAAGATCTCAGAGGCTGCCAGGAGGCTGGGTCTGTACCCATCCCTCTAAGGGTCCACCAGAACCGTCAGAAGCCCAGAATCAgaggttaaagctaaaataaaagaatctgtTTCTGATCCATCTGAAGTTTGGAGACTTTTGTTgattcattaaatctgtttttgtttctgtgtcgtttgtaaaaaacaaacaaacaaacagtaaaaatggtaaaaacgaGACATTAAACTTGACTGAGAAACACTgatgtaaaataatattaataaattatatttatgt
This DNA window, taken from Kryptolebias marmoratus isolate JLee-2015 unplaced genomic scaffold, ASM164957v2 Scaffold102, whole genome shotgun sequence, encodes the following:
- the LOC108229789 gene encoding uncharacterized protein LOC108229789 isoform X3 → MDVSALRRQYRQRRSREVLLFTRTGETGTASDRLSDAVSVVPVAQGSTSPWEPNSPSPPFSSNLKMFDPWHVHLDLHRRARLTAQGPPSSPETKTSRRSGSSSSEGFSSSQSGSSCSSRETSSSCISDPLRADPGSGSIRGSSEGCKKNQVQGTSKDPHHSSFRRTAEGSESHPQGPHQNQNHSAETSWSRQLLSPIPRICRQLSAGGLDPSSQNHYPFPSRKTPKISEAARRLGLYPSL
- the LOC108229789 gene encoding uncharacterized protein LOC108229789 isoform X2 encodes the protein MDVSALRRQYRQRRSREVLLFTRTGETGTGETGTASDRLSDAVSVVPVAQGSTSPWEPNSPSPPFSSNLKMFDPWHVHLDLHRRARLTAQGPPSSPETKTSRRSGSSSSEGFSSSQSGSSCSSRETSSSCISDPLRADPGSGSIRGSSEGCKKNQVQGTSKDPHHSSFRRTAEGSESHPQGPHQNQNHSAETSWSRQLLSPIPRICRQLSAGGLDPSSQNHYPFPSRKTPKISEAARRLGLYPSL
- the LOC108229789 gene encoding uncharacterized protein LOC108229789 isoform X1, encoding MDVSALRRQYRQRRSREVLLFTRTGETGTGETGTGEIGTASDRLSDAVSVVPVAQGSTSPWEPNSPSPPFSSNLKMFDPWHVHLDLHRRARLTAQGPPSSPETKTSRRSGSSSSEGFSSSQSGSSCSSRETSSSCISDPLRADPGSGSIRGSSEGCKKNQVQGTSKDPHHSSFRRTAEGSESHPQGPHQNQNHSAETSWSRQLLSPIPRICRQLSAGGLDPSSQNHYPFPSRKTPKISEAARRLGLYPSL
- the LOC108229789 gene encoding uncharacterized protein LOC108229789 isoform X4, whose translation is MDVSALRRQYRQRRSREVLLFTRTASDRLSDAVSVVPVAQGSTSPWEPNSPSPPFSSNLKMFDPWHVHLDLHRRARLTAQGPPSSPETKTSRRSGSSSSEGFSSSQSGSSCSSRETSSSCISDPLRADPGSGSIRGSSEGCKKNQVQGTSKDPHHSSFRRTAEGSESHPQGPHQNQNHSAETSWSRQLLSPIPRICRQLSAGGLDPSSQNHYPFPSRKTPKISEAARRLGLYPSL